The genomic region TGGTCGTGCCAGGTCCAGTTGGGGGTGGTGATGAAGTCGCCGGGCTCCATGTACGTCTTCTCGCCCTCGACGGCGGTGTATGCGCTGGCGCCCTCGACGATGAGGCGCAGGGCGGACGCGGTGTGGCGGTGGCTGGGCGCGACTTCGCCGGGGTTGATGATCTGCAGGTTGGCCGAGAGGGTGCTGGTGGCGGGCCCTCGACCGAGGAGGCCGGGGTTGGAGAAGACGAGCACCCGGCGCTCGGCCATCTCCATGGGCACGATCTCGGCGGCGCGGAAGAGCAGGGGGCGGAAGTCCTGGTACTTCCAGAGGTAGGGGATGGCCTTCGGCTGCGGGTCAGTGCGGGCGACCCAGAGCGGGCGGCTCTGGTAGCGCTTGGCCTCCTCGTAGAAGAGCTCAAGGTCTTCCAAACGGCTGCCGGAAATGGGCTCCTGTGCCATGTCGCACCCCCTTCTGCCTCGGTAGCGGAAGGCTAGCACCGGCGATGGGGGTGGTCAAGGCGAGGGGGAGACACGGTCGACGCCCAACGGAGCGGCTAGACTCCGGGCACCGAACTGATGTGGGCCTCGGCAGGGCGGACCGTAAAGTCCAACACCTCGGTTACTGCTCCCGCTTGCTCGGTGTCCTCATAGGCTCCGGTAGCGACAGCCACGTCGCCGGCGCCGGTGATGAAGATGGGACTGGCCTCACCAACCACCCAGTTGTTGATGACCAGCGACAGCCTCCGGCCTACTACTCTCACTTCAATTTCGTTGATCTCGCCTTCGCCCTGGCGCATGAGAGGAACTTCTTCTTGTCGCTCGAGAGCATTGGCAGGGCCTCTATTGCCAACATCAGTCCCAATTGGCGGCAAGCCAGAGGACAGGCCGACCTCCACGAATTCGTACGAGGCTATCCCGGGAACCCAGCCGTTGCTATGGATCAGGCAAGCGAAGGCCCTTCCGCCGGGATCTTCAGGAACGCGGATGAAGATGCCGAAACTGAAGGGGTGATCTTCAGCGTCATACGGGTTGACGAAACGCGCGGTGATGACAGCGTCAGCTACGGAGACCCCGGTGGAGAAGTATTCCAGCGTCCCGTTGCCGGGGTTATGAGCGAGCTGTATATCCATGGGCCCGAATGACCTCACGGGGGTGGGTAGCGGTGTGGGAGTGGGTGTGGCAACCGGGGTTCGGATTGGTGTCGGCGTTACCACCACGATTACCGGGCGGGGGGTTGGCGCCGGGACTGCCGTTGGCGCGGGCATGGGAGTAGGCGCAGGCGTTGGCGCCGAGGTCGGTATCGGCTGCGGCGCAGCAGTGGGTGACGGCCTTGGTGGGACAGTGGGCAGGGCGGCGACCGTGGCTGCGATACCAGCCTCGACAGTCGCGTCCAGGTTGGGCGTCGCGGTGGGGGTCACAGTGGGCAACAGGGCCAACACCGTGGCCTCGACATCGGGGTGCTGTTCGGGATCGTCTGGCGAGGTGCAGGCAGCGGCGGACAGCGCTATCGCCACAAACAGCACAAGAAGGGTCTTGCAAGTCGGTGAGCGCATCAATGGCTCCAAACCACAAGCAATTGCCTGATCAAAATCGGGACTCGTGACATCCAGCGGGTGCAAAAGAGCGCAGTGTCTTTTCGCCGCGAGACTTTCGCTGAGCAGCCAGCCTGCGAAGGGTGAGGACACTATTGCCCACCAGCATCCATGTGTCAAGAAGCCATTTGGCGCATTATTTCCACAAACTTGCCCATTCGCTTCGCGAGCACTGCCTACCCTGCTATACTGCACACCGTCAACACGTCAGCTACGCCACGAGGCGAGACATGAAGCGTGCACATCAGTTCTTTGGGCGGCTGCTCTTGGGAACGGGGGTGGTGATGCTGTTCTTCATCATCACAGACTTCACCGGGGCGAAGTTCCCCACATGGCTGCTGAACTGGACCTTTGCGGCTTTCGGGCTGTCGCTGGCCGGATTCGCCTTCACCTACAGGCGGTGGATGCCTGACGACCCGCCGCCCGGACCGCCCCCGGACAACCAGCGCAATGTGTAAGGAGGAGCCATGTTGACCCGTGAGGAAAACGACCTCATCACGCAGTCCGGGCGGGGGACGCCCCTGGGCGAGATGATGCGGCTGTACTGGATCCCGGCCTTCTACTCGCATGAGACCCGCGAGACCGACGGCACGCCGCTGCGCCTGAAGCTGCTGGGCGAGGACCTCGTCGCGTTTCGCGACAGCGAGGGGAACGTGGGCGTTATGGAGGAGTTCTGCCCGCACCGGGGCGCGTCGCTGGCGCTGGCGAGGAACGAGGAGCGCGGGCTGACGTGCATCTACCATGGTTGGAAGTTCGACGTGCAGGGCAACTGCGTCGACATGCCCTCGGAGCCGGCGGCGTCCAACTTCAAGGACAAGGTGAAGGCGCGCGCCTTCGCGACGCGCGAGGTTGCGGGCATCGTCTGGTGCTACATGGGCGCGGACGCGACGCTGCCGCCCTTCCCCTCGTTCCAGTGGACGCAGGTGCCGGAGGACCACCTGAGCGCCATCAAGACGCTGCAGGAGTGTAACTTCCTCCAAGGGCTGGAGGGCGGCATCGACTCGTCGCACGCCTCGTTCCTGCACCGATCGTACGGCGGCGTGCGGACGGGGTGGGGGAACCCGGTCAACGGGCTCATCATGGCCGACACGGCGCCGAAGCTGGAGGTGGAGTACACCTCCTACGGCTACCGCTACGCCGCAGTCCGGCAGGCGGGGCCGGGCGAGGAGTACGTGCGCATGACGCCGTACATCCTGCCCTTCTACAGCTACATCCCCGGACCACCGGGACGCACCAACGGCTTCTCCATCTGGGTGCCGCGCGACGATCACTCGTGCTGGCAGTGGGAGATCGGTTTCAACGAGGAGCGGCCCTTCACCACGCAGGAGCGGCATGACCGGCGCGAGCAGTTCGGCTTCCACGACCTGGAGCCGGGCTTCCGCAAGGCGCGCAACCGCGACAACTGGTACCAGCAGGACCGGGAGGCGATGAAGTCGCGGGGGTTCTCGGGCATCTTCGGGACGCGGACGCAGGACCACGCCGTGCAGGAGAGCATGGGCACGATCTACGACCGCACCCGCGAGCACCTCGGCACGAGCGACAGGGCCATCATCGCCATGCGGAGGCTGCTGTCGGAGTCCGTGCGCAACTTCCAGGAGGGCGTCACGCCGCCGGGGCTGGACCACGGCATCCCTTTCGAGCTCATCCGCGGCGACGACTTTGTGAAGCCCGCCGACATCACCTGGCAGGAAGCGCGCCCCCTCGACCCCGGCCATGCGCTGGCGCGGTAGGAGTCATCGAGCAGGGCTCCCGACAACCGGAAGGCAGGAGGACCGCCATGGCCAAGAACGGGTTCAGGGTGATTGACGCAGAGCCGCACATGATGGAGCCGCTGGAGATCTGGGTCGAGCGGCTGCCGGAGCCTTTCCGGTCGCGGACGCATGTGGTGCGGCCGGAGAACGGCGGCTTCCTGGAGGGCAGCAGCGGACGCATCGTGCTGGACGGGGTCGAGACGCCCAAGACGACCGCCAACCCGATGGTGCGCCGCCGCAGTCAACGCAGGGTGGCGGCTAACCCGGGGCTGATGAAGGTCACCAAGGACCCCTCGCCGGACGTCTTCCTGGAGGGCTTCGACATCGAGGGCATCGACATCGGCGTGTTCATGCCGACGGTGGCGATGGGCATGGTGCGCTACGACGACCTCGACCCGGAGCACGCGCTGGCGCTGTGCCAGGTCTACAACGACTACACGGCCGAGTTCTGCAGCGCGCACCCGGACCGGTTCAAGTTCTGGGCGTGGGTGCCGCCGCACGACGCCAAGCTGGCCGCGGGCGAGGCCCGGCGGGCCGTGAAGGAGCTGGGGGCGGTGGCGGTCGCGATGACGGGCGGCGCGGTCAACGGCAACCTCCTGAGCGACGAGCACTTCGACCCGCTGTGGCAGGAAATGGACCGGCTGGGGACGGCCTTCGGGATGCACGGGCCGCCGGCCAACTACCTGCTGCGGGACAACTACAACCACCGCTACTGGGGCAAGCGGAACATGGAGATCGTCGGCAACGCGATGGTGGGGCCGGTGCACGCCATGACGCAGCTTGCCGAGCTGACCATTGGCGGCGTGCTGGAGCGGTTCCCGAACCTGAAGCCGGTCTTCATGGAGGTCAACGCGAGCTGGCTGCCGTGGTTCCTCTGGAGGCTGGACGACAAGTGGGAGACCCACGCGCCCGACATGGACTACGAACTCTCTATGCTGCCGAGCGAGTATTTTCAAAGACAGGGCTACTGCGTGGTGGAGCCGGAGGAGGGGCCGATCAAGTTCGCCATTGACTTCATGGGGGCGGACCGGCTGCTGTTCTCGACCGACTACCCGCACTCCGACTGCATCTTCCCGGAGGCGGTCAACACGTTCCTTGCGCAGGAGCAGATCCCGGACGATGCCAAGCGGAAGATCCTGTGGGAGAACGGGGCAAAGCTCTTCGGCGTGGAAGCGCCGGTTGAAGCGGCGGCCGGCGGGTAGGGACGCTCTTGAACCGGCGGCTTGAACTCGCGGGCTGGATGCTGTGGCTGGTGGGGGTTGTCTTCTTCACAGTGTCCGGGCTGCGTAATGGCGATGTGTGGACGGTCATTGGCTCCGTGCTGTTCGGCGTGGGGATTGTCTGCCTGCTGATACCGCTGCTGAGGCGGAAGGGCGGGTAGCTTCCGCTAGGATCGCTCATCCAACTCCGCTTGGGCGGCGGCCAGGTCTTCGGGCGTGTCCATGTCGAGGAACGAGCTGCCGTCCGGGTCAAGCGCCTCAACCTCAGCCACAGTCAGTAACTCCACTGGCCCTGCCGCGACGAGGTCACGCATTGCCGCGCGGCCGCCCTCCAGCAGCGCGGCGATGCTCGGCGCGAGGGTGGTGGGGTAGACGCCGGGCATCGGCTGCGGGCCGTGCTCGGTTTCGGGCAGCGTCAGGGCGTCAGGGCGGCGGCGGGCGATGAGGGCATCGAGGAGCGCGGGCGCGAGGAACGGGGCGTCGCAGGGGACGGCGAGGGCGTAGGGCGTAGGGCAGACGAGGAGGCCGCTGTAGAGGCCCATGAGCGGGCCTCGGCCGGGCTCGGCGTCGGCGACGGTTGGGTGGCCGAGGAAGGCCATTGACTCAGCGTCATTGGTGACGACGATGACGCCGGACACGAGCGGTTCGATGGCGGCGATGACGTGCTCGATGAGGGTGCGGCCGCCGAGGGGCAGGAGGGGCTTGGGGGCGCCCATCCCGCGAGGTTGCGTCCACATTCGGCGGCCCGCGCCGCCGGCGAGGACAATGCCCGTGATCTCAGGATGGCCGGGCATGGCTAGGCCCCGTTGCTCGAGGGCCTCCACGTTACGATGGCCGTCCGGCGGGGGCGCACGCCCTTGACTATGAAGCCCTCCGGCGTCTCCTGCAACAGCTCGTCCGCGGCGGCGCGGAGGCGGTCGTCGGCGGCGGAGCCCTCCTCGACGCTGAGGCGGCGGCGGAGCTGCTCCATCGCGTCGTGGCGGTCGGTGTCGAGGACGGCGGTTTCCTCGGAGAACATGGCAACGTCGGGGTAGATGTCCATGGCCCAGAGGAGGTTGAGGACGTCTGGCAGGCCGGGGAGCGGGGTGGGCGCGGAGCCGTGGACGCGCTCGTAGAAGGGGATTTCCAGCGCGCCCGGCGTCTCCATCATCTCGACGACGACTACGCTGCCGGTGGCGTGTTGCTGCATCCGGGTGACGAAGGGGGCGGCGTCGGCCACGTGGTGAAGCACGAGGGAGCAGAGCACCATGTCGGCCGAGGGGGCCTCGGCTTCTTCCCACGCCTCGTTGATGACGGTGATGTTGGAGAGGCCGGCCTCCGCGGCGCGGGTCTGCAGCTGTTCGACGGAGTCGGGGGAGGGCTCGACGACGGTGACGTGGCGGGCGCGGGTCGCGAGGGGGAGGGCGTAGCGGCCCGCGCCGCCGCCTACGTCGAGGACGGTGGCGTCGTGCGGCAGGGCGGCGTAGAGGGCGTTCAGGACGGGGTCGTCGGTGCGGTAGGGGTCCTGGGGGCGGTTGGAGTAGGTGAAGCCGCCGTGGCCTCCGGGGACGTGGCCCCCGTGACCGTGGTCGCCATGG from Chloroflexota bacterium harbors:
- a CDS encoding amidohydrolase family protein, which translates into the protein MAKNGFRVIDAEPHMMEPLEIWVERLPEPFRSRTHVVRPENGGFLEGSSGRIVLDGVETPKTTANPMVRRRSQRRVAANPGLMKVTKDPSPDVFLEGFDIEGIDIGVFMPTVAMGMVRYDDLDPEHALALCQVYNDYTAEFCSAHPDRFKFWAWVPPHDAKLAAGEARRAVKELGAVAVAMTGGAVNGNLLSDEHFDPLWQEMDRLGTAFGMHGPPANYLLRDNYNHRYWGKRNMEIVGNAMVGPVHAMTQLAELTIGGVLERFPNLKPVFMEVNASWLPWFLWRLDDKWETHAPDMDYELSMLPSEYFQRQGYCVVEPEEGPIKFAIDFMGADRLLFSTDYPHSDCIFPEAVNTFLAQEQIPDDAKRKILWENGAKLFGVEAPVEAAAGG
- a CDS encoding class I SAM-dependent methyltransferase; protein product: MNATINAWKEKLLAHERESSALRGAEDHGHGGHGHGDHGHGGHVPGGHGGFTYSNRPQDPYRTDDPVLNALYAALPHDATVLDVGGGAGRYALPLATRARHVTVVEPSPDSVEQLQTRAAEAGLSNITVINEAWEEAEAPSADMVLCSLVLHHVADAAPFVTRMQQHATGSVVVVEMMETPGALEIPFYERVHGSAPTPLPGLPDVLNLLWAMDIYPDVAMFSEETAVLDTDRHDAMEQLRRRLSVEEGSAADDRLRAAADELLQETPEGFIVKGVRPRRTAIVTWRPSSNGA
- a CDS encoding Rieske 2Fe-2S domain-containing protein, producing the protein MLTREENDLITQSGRGTPLGEMMRLYWIPAFYSHETRETDGTPLRLKLLGEDLVAFRDSEGNVGVMEEFCPHRGASLALARNEERGLTCIYHGWKFDVQGNCVDMPSEPAASNFKDKVKARAFATREVAGIVWCYMGADATLPPFPSFQWTQVPEDHLSAIKTLQECNFLQGLEGGIDSSHASFLHRSYGGVRTGWGNPVNGLIMADTAPKLEVEYTSYGYRYAAVRQAGPGEEYVRMTPYILPFYSYIPGPPGRTNGFSIWVPRDDHSCWQWEIGFNEERPFTTQERHDRREQFGFHDLEPGFRKARNRDNWYQQDREAMKSRGFSGIFGTRTQDHAVQESMGTIYDRTREHLGTSDRAIIAMRRLLSESVRNFQEGVTPPGLDHGIPFELIRGDDFVKPADITWQEARPLDPGHALAR
- a CDS encoding molybdenum cofactor guanylyltransferase — its product is MPGHPEITGIVLAGGAGRRMWTQPRGMGAPKPLLPLGGRTLIEHVIAAIEPLVSGVIVVTNDAESMAFLGHPTVADAEPGRGPLMGLYSGLLVCPTPYALAVPCDAPFLAPALLDALIARRRPDALTLPETEHGPQPMPGVYPTTLAPSIAALLEGGRAAMRDLVAAGPVELLTVAEVEALDPDGSSFLDMDTPEDLAAAQAELDERS